A stretch of DNA from Candidatus Bathyarchaeota archaeon:
TATGCAGACTTTTCCGAAAAAATAGCGCAAAAGCAATATTGTAATTAAACTGAAAATTAGTTGGAGATTAAATGCGCATTAACCCATTGGTTTTGTTAGTTGCAGTTAATGTTTTGATTATTGGTTTTTGTGGGGTTCTTGTTTATTCTGATTTAAATATGAGAGAATATGATATTAAAAATCATCTGAGCACTAGGGTAGTCTTAGTTGAATACAGCATTCTGAGTTACCGTCCCACTTATCAGTACTTCGACATTAAACAACAACAAGTCATAGTTACAGAGGGGTCATGGACTTTGGATTATCTTCAAGTATCTAGTTTATTCATGGCTGTTGTTGACATTAGATGGATTTTTGCTAACAAACAAAAATTGGGATTAACAGATTGAGTGCTTTAGCTTAGTCCAATTATTTGTTTTAATGTTTTTTTGAAAACAATACTTTTGATGGTTTTATGACAATAGTTAAATTCTATTGGGGCTTATCTTGTGCTCTAAAAGGCTCAAGGGCTTAGTTTAACATGACTGTTCTAGAGCAGATTTCGAATCCGTACCTTGCTTCTCTTGTTTTAGGGCTACTGTACGGGCTCACTTTCTGCGCTTCGGCTTGTCTGCCATACATTGTCAGTTACATCGCAGGCATCGGTGCAGGCTTCAAAAAAGGGGTAATGGTTACCACAATTTACAACGCTGGACGCATAGTAGCATACGCAATAATCGGAACCATTGTAGGACTGGTAAGTGCCACAATTAGTGAAGATTTTTTCAGTGCATATCAACAATACACTGCTGTAGTTTTCAGTGCAATCATAATCTTCATTGGAGCAACCATATTAATGAAAAAACAAACCAGCTCATGTGACTGCAAAGAACAAAACCCAGATAGATTCGGAATCGCAAACCTAACCAACAGATTCGACCTAAAGGCATTTTTTATGGGCTTCACCCGAGGCTTCATTTTGTGTCCTCCCTTGGTTGCGCTTCTTGTGTATTCGGCAACTTTTGGTCAGGTTAACTCCGCAGTAATGGCCGTTTTGTTTGGATTGGGAACAGCAATATCGCCTCTTTTGATTCTTGGCGGAGCTACAGGTTGGCTACTAAACAAGGCACCTATGTTCACAAAATGGTTGTCAAAAATTGGGGGAATCGCCC
This window harbors:
- a CDS encoding sulfite exporter TauE/SafE family protein is translated as MTVLEQISNPYLASLVLGLLYGLTFCASACLPYIVSYIAGIGAGFKKGVMVTTIYNAGRIVAYAIIGTIVGLVSATISEDFFSAYQQYTAVVFSAIIIFIGATILMKKQTSSCDCKEQNPDRFGIANLTNRFDLKAFFMGFTRGFILCPPLVALLVYSATFGQVNSAVMAVLFGLGTAISPLLILGGATGWLLNKAPMFTKWLSKIGGIALIVMGLSVLISALIELM